The following are encoded in a window of Sinomonas cyclohexanicum genomic DNA:
- a CDS encoding YlxR family protein, protein MTQTPGQPLRTCIGCRRIAARSELLRLVVDPDDALRVVVDPRRRLPGRGAWLHPDRACLKQAVKRRAFHRAFRGPVDARGLDDYFGTSAPAPAGTGTVQAESGSEI, encoded by the coding sequence ATGACGCAGACACCCGGTCAGCCTCTGCGAACATGCATCGGATGCCGCCGCATCGCGGCCCGGTCGGAACTGCTCCGGCTGGTGGTAGATCCTGATGACGCGCTCCGCGTCGTCGTCGATCCCCGCCGCCGGCTGCCCGGTCGCGGCGCATGGCTGCATCCCGACCGGGCATGCCTGAAGCAAGCCGTCAAGCGGCGGGCGTTCCATCGTGCCTTCCGGGGCCCGGTGGATGCACGCGGCCTCGACGACTACTTCGGCACCTCCGCCCCGGCCCCCGCCGGGACGGGAACCGTCCAAGCTGAAAGCGGGTCAGAAATCTGA
- the nusA gene encoding transcription termination factor NusA: MDIDMGALRLLERERDIPVEKLIPTIEQALLLAYHKSPGAIERARAEVDRKSGHVTIWAVEEDEDGNAVGEFDDTPEGFGRIAATTARQVILQRLRDVEDDNVLGEFKGREGELVAGLIQQGHNPNMVQVNLGTVEAVLPPPEQVPGEKYLHGSRIRAYVVDVHRGMKGPSITLSRSHPGLVKKLFELEVPEIADRSVEIVAIAREAGHRTKIAVRSLVPGVNAKGACIGEMGSRVRAVMTELNDEKIDIVDYSDVPATFIANALSPSKVTNVTIVDEATRSARVLVPDYQLSLAIGKEGQNARLAAKLTGWRIDIGSDAQSHERV; this comes from the coding sequence GTGGACATCGACATGGGCGCGCTGCGCCTGCTGGAGCGGGAGCGGGACATCCCCGTCGAGAAGCTCATCCCCACCATCGAGCAGGCCCTCCTGCTCGCCTACCACAAGTCGCCCGGGGCAATCGAGCGCGCCCGCGCCGAGGTGGACCGCAAGAGCGGCCACGTCACGATCTGGGCCGTCGAGGAGGACGAGGACGGCAACGCCGTCGGCGAGTTCGACGACACTCCCGAGGGATTCGGGCGGATCGCGGCCACGACCGCGCGGCAGGTCATCCTCCAGCGGCTCCGCGACGTCGAGGATGACAACGTCCTCGGCGAGTTCAAGGGCCGCGAGGGCGAGCTGGTCGCCGGCCTGATCCAGCAGGGGCACAACCCGAACATGGTCCAGGTGAACCTCGGCACGGTCGAGGCCGTCCTGCCGCCGCCGGAGCAGGTCCCGGGCGAGAAGTACCTGCACGGGTCCAGGATCCGCGCCTACGTCGTGGACGTGCACCGGGGCATGAAGGGCCCGTCCATCACGCTCTCGCGGTCGCACCCGGGCCTCGTCAAGAAGCTCTTCGAGCTCGAGGTGCCGGAGATCGCGGACCGCAGCGTGGAGATCGTGGCGATCGCCCGCGAGGCTGGCCACCGCACCAAGATCGCCGTCCGGTCGCTCGTGCCGGGCGTGAACGCGAAGGGCGCGTGCATCGGCGAAATGGGCTCGCGCGTGCGGGCCGTCATGACCGAGCTGAACGACGAGAAGATCGACATCGTGGACTACAGCGACGTCCCCGCGACCTTCATCGCGAACGCCCTCTCGCCGTCGAAGGTCACCAACGTGACGATCGTGGACGAGGCCACACGCTCGGCCCGCGTGCTCGTGCCCGACTACCAGCTCTCTCTCGCGATCGGCAAGGAGGGCCAGAACGCCCGCCTCGCCGCGAAGCTCACGGGCTGGCGCATCGACATCGGCTCCGACGCGCAGTCCCACGAAAGGGTCTAG